AAAGGGTTCAGAAGGTGACGTTTGCAGGAATCGGCATCGGGAAGCGCCATAAAATATAGAGACATAAAACGTTTAAAGCGCGCCATTTTATAATGAAGCCGTTCGGGCGCCGGAACAGGGTAGAGATCTGCGCTAGCGGTCGGCAGGGTTTGATTGCATCGAAAAACCATCACTTTTGGTCGACGGATCCATCTTGAATGATGTGTGAAGAATATGGTACGATTCCGGTTTACGCCTGAATGGAATGGCAACCACATTGGAAATCGAAATAGACTTGCATTGTGTCCGGTGTTGAaaggcggtgtgtgtgtgtgtttatgatATACAGCAGATGTGATGGATTTCGAACATCAAGCTGTTAATTACCAGACTGTTACCTCGGATATATTGGAGAGATTCCGCTAGGGAAAAAAATCCCTCTCTCAATATATACTCGCTATGGGTGTAATACATCAAGTAGGACTTATTTGCGTAGGTTAAAATTATAGCATATGaacttcaaaaacaaaataagtgCTTCTCTTACAGTTCATTTGGGTGGCTACCACCGCCACCGTACAACTATTACTTACCATTTCCACGACTTCTACCTCCGCCTCGATACGTAGATGGTACAGGAACATCTTCAGATCCTTCTTTATCTGAATGGAGTTGTCTTCCATCTGAGCGACGGTGAAGATACGCATCTTGCAGTTCTTCCACGAGCGATGTTGTTTCAGCAGGAACGGTAACAGCATCAGCAGACCACCGTCGTGCACAATCCACCAGATATCAATGTTTCCAGCAATCTATTCAAACAGTTCAAGCGAAAATAAGACATTAGGGCGAGGAGGCAAGCTTTAACGCGGGAAGCCTCACATACCTTATCACCAATGGCCGGGAAGAAGTTGATGCCCTTCGGGACGAGCAGCGCCATTCGTGCGGCACTAACGTGGCGCACCGTTTGTAGAAACACGTGCCAGGTGCGATCGTGCTCACTTTGACGCCAACCGTACGGCCAACCGATGATGACCGTGTTCGGCTTCATGCCACCGAGCCCGATGGTTTGCACCCTGTAATGTGGAACGATATAAGCATGGTTGCAATGATCTGTcttataaataaatcataactCATTGGGTGCAGTGCGAAAGGGTCCGAGGTTTGTTGATTTGGAAAATAACTAACATCCTGGCGGAAATCGTAATCAGCTGAACGCTCATGGGAGGTTAGTTATCGTGTAGTTTTCATTGTAGcatattcattttattattaaatttcatgCGAACGAGGCATCCAGCAGTTCGTAAATAAATTATGGAAAATATTCTGTACTATACTAGAATCAGCAACAGTCAGCACGTTAGTAGCACTATTTTACGCCGAGAATATTCGAGTTTAGCAATTTCGGACATTCGGAACTCCAACTAACAAAGAAGCCACAATTCACAGAAATCATATCAGTGCCATCATCATTCGAGTGTTAATTAACTCGTCCGTAGGCATTACACCTTCACCCCAGCATTCTGTAACATTgatttaaaatgtattaattTCCCTCCAAACATCCCGATGCAATCAGACAGCACACCCCGTTGATAATGGCAACGACTTCCAGAGGTTCAAGAACGATTATTCAACCGCACAAAGGTTATGCCCCACCTGAACGATGCCCGAAAGGGCATCCAACTCGAGAAATTGTGGAATACCAGGGGCAAAAAGTTGGCCTTATTTATCGGTCCCATCTGGGTCGTATTTCTTGTGCCGGTTATCACGAGTCCGAGAACTCCCCGGGAAATAGAAGGGTTCAACCTTGAACGGTGAAATTGATTGCAGTGTTCCCGGTGGAGCTCGGTGTATACTGCCGGCCAAAGCCGACAAGCGGAAGATAATGCCGGGGcttagtgatgggaaaatatgagaaattgataaaatatgaTAGAAATTACGGTGTTCGCTAGGATCAGTATGACCGGCGGATGGTAGCACTGAAGAACTTTCCTCGGAACAATATTAGGTTTTGTGTCTGGTGAAATGCTTTTTCAAGACACTCCTGTCCAGGACCGATAACAGGTGGATGGTGATGAATTATAGatttcattttgctctctAAGATAGCTGAGCTCGTTGGGAATGCTACCATGGATAGACATTgtgaacaatttttaaatcTCCGCTTAGCTGTACTTACGCGTGTGATAGTCCATCGGCAATGTTGGATGCAACCAGCACATCGCAGAAACCCTTCACCTTCTCATCGTCCATAACTTTGCGTAGCGCTTGCTTGGCAGCGGCCGCTTCACCGGCACGTTTAGTAAAGTCACCCGGAATGAGCGATACCACTACGGCCAAACCCTTGCCTGCCTTCAGTTGCGACACGAACGAGAACAGTTTGCGGTACTTCGGTGTGAAATCATCGTTCATCTTGGCCAGCATCAGTATCTGCGGACGCCAGTTCTTCGTGTGCGGTGGTCCTTCCTCGAGGCGGAGCAGCGAGTATCGGGCGGCAGACAGGGCAATACCGCGAATACCATCACCCCATTCCTTTTCGGCTCTGTGGAAACGTCAGGAGGTTAACATGGCGAAGAGTTAATTGTACGGTGGGATACTTACCCGCGGTACTCGATGTACTTGTAAATCAGGACGGCCATTCCCATCGCAATCAGTGCAAAGTACCACGATGTCATGAACATGATCGAAATACAAAGCGTCAAGCCAATCAGCGATAGACACCTGGGAGATGGAACGGGACGATTAGCATGGAATGGGTTTGGTCACAGCGTCACATTACGCACCAGTGGTAGTACTTGAAGCGTGGGCGCCAGTTCGGTGTACGGAGCAGAGTCTGCAGGGCGCAGGCCAAGTTGACAAAGCCGTAACACATCAGGAAGAACATGGATAGTAGCGGTGCGAGCAGATCGACATTACCGAGCAGAATACCGCACTGGCAGATCAGCAGCGTGAGAATGAGAGCGCGCGTCGGTTCACCTCGCTTGGACGAGACGGCAAAGGGTTCCAGGAACGGGATGATTCCATCCTTCGCGATAGCCTGCAGCAAACGCGGTGCACCGGTCAAACTCTGCAAACCAGCTCCGAGCGTTGACAGGAAGGATCCGATCAGAATAACCCACTGATTCGGCCAGGCCATGTTCGCCACCACCAGCTTACCACCAATGGACTGTCCGAACCTGTTCAGATGAAgacaaacaaatgcaactACTGTGACATTCCGACACTCTGGACACGCCGTATCTCACTCGTCACATACTTGTCACGCAGCAGTAGATTGTCCACGGTTCCGGCAAACAGCAACACGCACGACAGATACACGGTCGATGTCGTTAGGATGGCGCCGATCGTACCGATGGGAATACTTTTTTGTGCGTCCGCCAAGTCGCCGGAACGGTTCGAGCCAGCCATAATACCTATGGAAGTAGTAAGCAAAGCGGGAGATACACGTGagtgaatttagttgaatctGTTCTGAAACACTAAAGAGAAGTAACTGAAGGATGTAGTTTGTGGATAACAAACTATATTACAACCAGAACATTCTTAAAATTATGCATAAATATACCATTCTCGATAGCCTTTATAAtcaatataataataatataaaatataattaatataCTCAACATACGTCGAggaattgttttcaaaaacTAATTCGTTTCTAATTAACCAttctaaaattaaaaagatTTATTTTGATGATATtcctaaaaccaaaaaaaatcgatgaaaaatttatttcatccaatTGAGCGAAGAAGTTCAATCGACAATTGTAGTCATTTATTCGGAACCAAATGGAATGCTAAACTCACCTCGGCCTCCGTTTCTGAACttcaaaactattttaatCCATATACGCTCTTACAATTTCTCTTGATGAGGCCCGTGGACCTCTCGTCCTTAAAAAAATGGTTGGGCAAAGCTCTTGTACCAGATACttcaacgaaaaataaaagatgctacctctttcggCTCTcgtttaaacaacaaaaccaattaACTAACGCAAAAACATGGCTGGCAGAGACTAGAGGCTTTCACCTCTGAAATTTCCGACACGTCCAATCGGACACACTGTTGTTGCAGTAGAATGTACCagggtttttttctcccctttgTTGAACCCGCGTCACCTTACGGTGACAGGGCTCGAACCTTCCGAGAAGCGCGCATACCGcggcaaaatggaaaaactttcccTAAGACATCACAGAGCTTTGGTTGGTTCGCGTTTAGTCGACCTTCGCGTGTGTCCCATCCAACCGGGGGCCACACGGTAACGACTTTTGCAATTATCCTTCCCGTGTTGTTCACCGCTCTGTCTGTCGCAACTCATCTGATCTGCCGACTACTGTTGGATGATGTTTTTCTATGAGTTTTTGTGACCGTACTCTTCCCACCTAAAATGTTGCTTGTTTCAAGTGGCTTATCAGAATTGGTTATGGTTATGCCGGTAATATGGCTTTTTGTGCCAGCTTGCTTTACCCTTGCCCGTTTTGAACAGCCAGTGGAAGTAAGTGAGCTCTCCCAACGGGTAGAGACAAATCgaccaaaaaacaacacttaCTAACGTTGCTGGTTCGTACAGAGCTGTCCTGGGATTCGTGCCACAAAGGTTAGTACTGTGCTACTTTTGGAGCAGGATTAGCTTATCACGATGAACATGACGATGACGAAGCGTGGCTAAAATCTGGACCGTTTGGACCGTGTGAAACAGCGCGGggtcaattttattttacggTTTCCAGAAACTCTAACAACGGATGAGATTGGCTTCTGTGTCATTAAGTTAGACCACAGCTTGCGAGCCTGCGGCCATGATAAAAGTGAGTGATGCATCTCTTGAATGGGATTAAATCGCAATAATAGTGCACCAAAGCAATGAAATGAACTCTAACCGATTAGACACTGCAACCTACCTGTTACCGATGGGAAGAAGATACCGATCAAAATCGTAAAGGCAGTTGTAAGGTCAGCGTACACCTGGTTGTAGCTCGGACGGTCCAATGGTTCGATGTGCTCCGGATCCATTCCGTAGGAAATGTACTGTCCCTCCTGCAATAGCgtgagagaaacaaaaaaatctatcaTCACCCTGTTTGATCTTTCGGTCTCTATGAGCCAGCAAAAGGGCATCTCCGTTGATCCATCGCTTCGCAGCGTATTGCATTCGACTGATAAAAGGCAAAAGCCGGCCCGGAGTGTAGTTACTCACCTGCAGGAACGATGGTAGCAGGTTGTCGAAGAAGACACCACTCTTCAATCCCTTGATACCGCGAACCAGCGTTACGTTTTGCtctaaaacgaaaagaatcATTGCGTGAAGGAGCAGCTGAATGGGTGGTGGGCAATGTAAACCATGTATGTACGAACCTTTGAAGTACGGATCACACTCCCCGGAGGCGCAGAAGTAGTTCCACAGCACACCACCCTCATCCTTGGAGCAGTTGGCAACGGCCACATCCTTTAGCAATCGTTTTCCCAGCACGCACAAACTGTACAGGAATGGGAAAGGCGGTAAGGTAAAGAATGTCAAGAGAACGACggattttttatattttgtttcacttgCTCAATGTCATACATGTATCCAACGTAAAAGAAACACGCAAAAGTGTGAGTGGTTTTTTTCGGGAACAATGTTATCGCACTTCACGCATAATACAATTTCATGCGCAAAATGCTAAGTTATTATACAGCAAAGTCCGGATGTGTCCGTCTGGACAACTCTAGTCTCGTCACTTCGGGTCTGAAATTCCACACAGGTACTCACAATAGCTTATCGTTTCCTTCGATGTTATCGAAAATGCCGGCGTAGACCGCAATGATCGAGAAGATGACACAGGCCAGGGCGACGGTGGCAAATTTGTTCACGAACTTCACTCCAACGTACACGATCAGACCTGGAAGTGGAAAACCCCGATGGTTTCAGTGGAAATTACATCAGGTGCATTATGCGCCACACCCACACCCATAAACACAAAGCCAATCAGAAGGCGATTGAGCGCAGTGAAGCCTGTGTATAACGTAACCGCGAGCGAAAGTGTTCACATGTGGAGATGCCATCAGGGCACCCGTTCGCGACATTGGCGGTGGCTTGAGTGTGCTGTAGAATAAATTGGACGAATTGGACGTGATTTATCTGGGCAGTGGGTTTTGCGGTGAAGTTATTTTATGGCTGAGCTGGTCAGCTACCAGTTTCAAGAACGAGAGTTTTGAAGCGTAGGTCACCGGGGACGGGGAACGAATGGCTGCTAGTGGCGGTATATCGAAGGGACGAATGATTAACGGCTTGGAGGGTTTCCAATGGAATTCAACAAATGTGCACGAGGCTTTCAAGAACCGTGCGTACGAGTGCGATGCTCTAAATGGAATGTTGAAAGCACTCCCGGAACGCCGGTGTACGGGATATTGGTTACCATTGCTTTGACGTATTAATGGTGCTATGGTGCTGTCGCATTTTCAAAAAGCCACATGTATCGGATTCACATACGCGCGGACAAAAAAGACAATGCTTCACATCGCCGGGATCGATTTATGATTTGGCAGACGCTGTGTGTATGTTACCAGTGGACGCTGGACGATGCATCAGCACTTACCCATCACGCACAGCAAACCGGTACCGTAGACGCGGAAGTTGTTGTACATAGCCGAAGCGTCCTTGGTGAAGTCGCCGAATATTGATAGCCAGGGTGCCATGTAGGTCTGTGGAGAGGAAAGAATCGGTGGTAAGTTGCACGTTAGAAGCACTGGCCCGGGGTGCTGCACATTCAGTGCGGATGAAAATGAATCAATCTTAATTATAGCCCGCAGACTGTACGAAACGGGCGAAATGCGATTCAATCACTGCCGCTGCAGGAAagcgtgatgatgatgatggtgcaaaGTCGATAGATTGGTGGTGATAGCTCTAGGAATGGCGAAGATCCATGAGCTAATTTATcgtgatttaatttattgtgtTGGCAATTATTGAAATTACTTTATCGTAGAGgtaattaaatgaaactaGTTGGCTTTTTAAACTAGTTGATTCTCATCGTGCTTTTCGTTGCAGCATTCATTTGCCCTCTGACGGTTCCTATATTCTCAGGTGTCGATataaaaatgatcaattatgttgttttttcaatttatccTATTCATTTCAATTCAATAAATGACCGTCTTTCAGAAAACAAGGTACCAAAGCAGCAATCATCACGCCACCCCGCTGTTTGAAATAACGAATTGGACATGGCCGCTCAGGAAACCGGTGTTTGTCAGATGCGGTTAACCTTTGTCAATGCTGGTGACAGTGTGTTTGCGTAAAGTAAGGTGCTGCAACGAACCCAACTACTCTTGCTGCGATGCTCAACCGGATGTTGTTTGCAATCATCTTCAAACCATTCCCCTCCCAGATAGGTCGTTCAAGTGTCAAACGATCTCCTCCAATCACAGCTGGAAGTTGCCCGGTGGATATTGTGCGTGCGAAGGAAGCAGGCAAAAGGGCAAAGGCCATCCAATTTCGTGATGTGGAAGCTCGCTCTAAAAGGCACTCACCGTGATGGAAGATGGGATGTGCGCCCGGAACCGAAGAGTGCGTAACTGCGACGAATACCAAGTGAAGTCGTTCGAGCTTTATGAGCTCATCAAAATTCTTGTCCAATGTTGGAGCAAACTTTTGATGCCAAATCTTGAACAAAATGGTGCGCTGCGCACGGAGAAGCCGCAACAATTTATCGGTACATCAAGAAAACACACTCGGTTGATGTggaatccttttttccttcaaattTACTGGACTGTTTCAGCAGCACCCATGGGATATAACCCCTATTTTCCGCGTAGAGAAAAAGAAGGATACAAAAAAGCGAATTCCTCAGGTCGGTACAAAAGGGAACTTTACCGTAAAGCTCTAACTGCCTCACACTCTATTAAACTGCCGGGAAGGTCTTCTGGTCGTTATGTCCACACTGGTTTACTCGTGCCCTAACTACGCCAAAGTCGCACGCAATTGTTTAAGCGGCAGACACAAGaagttaaattttaataacagTCTCCTTACCGCTCTAACCGCGAACAGTCGCGTCGCGTCGGGTCATCGGGGGACTAATGCTTATTAGCATCATTTCGAGGACGGAGACGtggtgaaaaatatttaaaaaccaaagcagaaaaaaactgaaaaaccATCATTTCAAAATATGAAATGTAATTTTACACTCCAAAGAAGTAGCGAAATACGTCGTTCCTTATTCCCACCAGAGTGAATCTTAGAGGTTTGGGATCTTTCTCAACGTGAGACGCGTAAGAAAAGCTAAGGAGCATGGCGTTTAATGATGTCGTCTAAATTTTCTCCTCACTGGCGCTTAATGTGTACTTGTATGGCTGTatgggtttgtgtgtttgcttgtcCATCTCATTGGCACTGTTGTGGGTGTAGTTTGCATCTTGTTTAGGGGCCGTTGGCCCgggggtgatttttttctctaatGTACAATTTTCGCTTTATAAAAAGCCCGTTTCCCGGAACACGATCAAATTGGAATGATTGGAATGGTAAGATAGGGGAAAATCAtttgcaatggaaaattcGGGCCCAGAATTCCTCGTATTGTGGTCTTCCGGGGCCAAGGTTCATTAGCGAAAAATGATCTTATCCATATTGTTACGTGGATTTTAACACGAAATACTGTAGTTCTTTACAATATTGTTTCTCTGCTGGAGAGGTTTTAATATCGTGATTGCACGTTACGAGCAGTAAGGACCTGTAAGCAAGAGTAAGTAAcagaaattgatttattaatcTAACGCTCGTTTGAGAATGGCAACGATGCCTTTTTTGATCCTACACAACGagtaaaaaatggaagaaacagCAGTGTTActacaacataaaaatgtaacttttcttttcgctttttggGGGGGTTTCGGTGTCCCAAGAAAGATCGCTCACTTGTGTGAAACAGTTAAGATTTCCGTCGGTAATCGGATTAACTTTGTGGGCAAGCTGAGCTTCTTGCTCACTTGCGGAACAAAGCACCGAATGCACATTAAATACACACGAAAGGATGAAAATCATCGTCTGCTACACTCGACAAAAGAGTGGACCggttattttttccttccgtttCTGCTGTCCTTTCCAGGAAACCGTTCGGAAACGCACGCTCGGATAACAGTTCTGCtttgctataatttattgTGGTGCTGAGCGGGAAGCGATGATTTGCTAAGTTGACAGGGAAATTGTCGAGCGTGCTCCGAGAAATACTCGCCTGAGAAGCAGGGCAAGGAATAATAAAGGATATATGGaggagcagcaaaaaaaaggaaattctGCTTGCTTAAGCAAAGTCAAGCTAAAgaagtaatattgtaagcaAAAACACATTCTTCGTCAACGAGCTCGGAATTGTTTGTGGCttcggttggttttttgtgttattgtcgTTTGCTGCACAATTTTGCTGCAAGGGATTTACGAATGCTTGAAGAAGAAAGTTCAGAATATGTTAGACCGGAAGAAAAATAGCTTAAGATGCTTAAAATTACACggtaaaatagtttaaagtgcTACAATCGTCGTTTTAATCGTCCTATTATTCGTAATACAGACACAACTTCCATTGTTATGCCTGGATGCTAAACCTTCTGTTTGGTTACTACTGCCTTGTTAAACTCTCTTTACGATACCAGCGTGAagtgtttaaataattaaataaagtcCTAACTTAAACAAATAACTGTTATCAAATTCACAATATTAATACTTTGAAGGCTTGAGTCCATTTCTATATAAATTCGCTTGCCTAAACGTATACCGAATTTGATATTCTTATACATCAAGCAGAATATATAGCAAGTACGTTGATTTGTTTGCCATTCTAGTTCGATTCTTTTTTCATTGAGAACAAGAAATATAAATTAGATGACTGCGCCTGTTCGGCCCACTTTTTTCACTATCCAAACCTTTAGAAACCCCCGGAATGGAtctgttgttgattttagTCCGTACGCCGCCAGCAAGCTCGAGTACACACGAGATTTGGATTAATTTGGAACAATTCTCCAACGCAGTATTTTCTGCGGGAAGTTTCTGTTTGGGGTTCGACACTGTACCTCATGGGTTTCGTTTTTGCTTGGGCAATttgaaatgtaatttaattccaCCTGATACCATTCTCCCGCCGCCGTGGATTACGACCAGAACCCGTTTTTAGAAAGAGAggcaaacagcaacaagaTGTAGAATGTCGTCCTGGGACACTGACCCGGAGCTTTTTCTGCTTCAGCTCGTTACGGATGAGGCGCTTCTGGGAACAGCTCACGTCTTTTACACAAGTGCCAGTCCCGGGAAATTCCTCCGGATATGGTTGACCTAGAGTACCGAGCAGTCGGTTAGGACATAGAAAAACGCTCACACTCGAAGGGCGCTCAATGTCATCCGGGAGAGCATCGTACAGGCTACTCTGACCACCCTTTCAGGGGTACGAGAATAGGCCACAATAAAGTACAAAACCACAGCCAATAAACGACCTCCAAACTACGCTCAAAGGACGTTGCGTTCTTATAGTGGccatttattccttttttgcatttcacACTCGCCGTGTCCGTATCTGAATACGCCTCTcaggaaaaaagaacacatcACAGGATCATTGGAATTCAAGAATGATCAAAGCGTTTGTGTAAGTTTGCCGGGGCTGTGCTGACGACAAAACGATACTTGTTTTTGATGTTAAGCGACAGAACAACACAGCCCAGCAACATGTAAAACTGTGTGCAAGAAATAATCGACACGCGGTCGCAGGACACAAGGACACAAGGACACCTTTGTGAAACGTTCAATTTAGCACCAAATATTCTACCGTCTGCCACTGATGGACTTGCCAATTGCATGAATTGTGACAGTGTGCCGTTGTGAAACAAGCGATCGGTGTGACAATTGCGAATATATGAATATTCGATTCGATTCCGATACGGGTATGGAAATGTTCGGCTCGAAACATGAACGAATCGCCTGTGAATTGTGTTATAACGTAagctcttttttgccattcgaTTTAAGCGAGGTGAAGTAAAAGTATGCGAATCGAAACGTTTGTGGTAGCGAAGCGAAATAGTTTTTGTTTAGCGAAATTGAAGAACTTTTCCTTCCTAGCGATTACGAGTAATGGAACTATTCTCAAGCGTCGTTTCCCAGTTCGAATGTGCGAAGCGAATCAATTGTTCGGTGAGTATTTCCCTTGTCGGAAAGCAAACGCGTACAAAGGAAGGGAAAACTCAAGCAGCACATTTCCGGTCCCGTTGCTTGGAATATCCGGAGTGGAGTGGCTCCGACTATCTACGAACCGGACTGGGCTATAACACCAGGACGAGATTGGCTATTATTGCGTACATTAATGACATTATATCAGCCAGGGAAGCTTTCGATTATTCGATTACTTCAACCCATTACGTTCGGTGTGGATGGtgggtgttgtgtttttcggTACAGTAGAGAAACaatttgattatgtttttgttctctttcAGCCATAAGCAATATGGTGGAATATATCGACTAGCAAGATATTCATTTCATcgccattttaacaaaatttcagCAAAAAGGATAGTGaaggatatgttttttttttaattaaataattaaggTAGTAACTAAACCACCCGTTCGTATCAAAACATCCTAACAAATTCGACAACTTTCATAAAGATAATGTATCAATATTGGCAGCTTTTCAACCATGTGTGCTTAGAAATCTTAAACTCCACTGCAGTCAATCACCAGATGGCATGAAAACAA
The Anopheles moucheti chromosome 2, idAnoMoucSN_F20_07, whole genome shotgun sequence genome window above contains:
- the LOC128297737 gene encoding solute carrier family 12 member 4 isoform X2; protein product: MAERFKVTKADQAAALDEEAAVTGKLLSGEKPQGEPTDDQPFVAKGDKIDTNLYLYSDDIQERPHVTTLISSLANYSNTIPAATDPDAKPAPASARMGTLIGVYLPCIQNIFGVILFIRLTWVVGTAGAIFGFLIVLCCCCVTMLTAISMSAIATNGVVPAGGSYFMISRSLGPEFGGAVGMLFYTGTTLAAAMYIVGAVEIVLTYMAPWLSIFGDFTKDASAMYNNFRVYGTGLLCVMGLIVYVGVKFVNKFATVALACVIFSIIAVYAGIFDNIEGNDKLFLCVLGKRLLKDVAVANCSKDEGGVLWNYFCASGECDPYFKEQNVTLVRGIKGLKSGVFFDNLLPSFLQEGQYISYGMDPEHIEPLDRPSYNQVYADLTTAFTILIGIFFPSVTGIMAGSNRSGDLADAQKSIPIGTIGAILTTSTVYLSCVLLFAGTVDNLLLRDKFGQSIGGKLVVANMAWPNQWVILIGSFLSTLGAGLQSLTGAPRLLQAIAKDGIIPFLEPFAVSSKRGEPTRALILTLLICQCGILLGNVDLLAPLLSMFFLMCYGFVNLACALQTLLRTPNWRPRFKYYHWCLSLIGLTLCISIMFMTSWYFALIAMGMAVLIYKYIEYRGAEKEWGDGIRGIALSAARYSLLRLEEGPPHTKNWRPQILMLAKMNDDFTPKYRKLFSFVSQLKAGKGLAVVVSLIPGDFTKRAGEAAAAKQALRKVMDDEKVKGFCDVLVASNIADGLSHAVQTIGLGGMKPNTVIIGWPYGWRQSEHDRTWHVFLQTVRHVSAARMALLVPKGINFFPAIGDKIAGNIDIWWIVHDGGLLMLLPFLLKQHRSWKNCKMRIFTVAQMEDNSIQIKKDLKMFLYHLRIEAEVEVVEMMDSDISAYTYERTLMMEQRNQMLRKLRLNKREKENVVDNMVEFSQATANGEDRTPLVQAIVDHHHHNDNNTKTASKVRFADPSENKESGNEEADREEKNETESEKDRDTKEATENDKDAAGADKLANNVSVSPVKDKKGGGDATKVAEDVKSAFKPDEGNVRRMHTAVKLNEVIVNKSHDAQLVILNLPGPPKETYMERESNYMEFLEVLTEGLERVLMVRGGGREVITIYS
- the LOC128297737 gene encoding solute carrier family 12 member 4 isoform X1, which encodes MAEDCNKTPATGGDPEKGVSKQASPAVQQKNAGSKGASPNKAAGKGEPTDDQPFVAKGDKIDTNLYLYSDDIQERPHVTTLISSLANYSNTIPAATDPDAKPAPASARMGTLIGVYLPCIQNIFGVILFIRLTWVVGTAGAIFGFLIVLCCCCVTMLTAISMSAIATNGVVPAGGSYFMISRSLGPEFGGAVGMLFYTGTTLAAAMYIVGAVEIVLTYMAPWLSIFGDFTKDASAMYNNFRVYGTGLLCVMGLIVYVGVKFVNKFATVALACVIFSIIAVYAGIFDNIEGNDKLFLCVLGKRLLKDVAVANCSKDEGGVLWNYFCASGECDPYFKEQNVTLVRGIKGLKSGVFFDNLLPSFLQEGQYISYGMDPEHIEPLDRPSYNQVYADLTTAFTILIGIFFPSVTGIMAGSNRSGDLADAQKSIPIGTIGAILTTSTVYLSCVLLFAGTVDNLLLRDKFGQSIGGKLVVANMAWPNQWVILIGSFLSTLGAGLQSLTGAPRLLQAIAKDGIIPFLEPFAVSSKRGEPTRALILTLLICQCGILLGNVDLLAPLLSMFFLMCYGFVNLACALQTLLRTPNWRPRFKYYHWCLSLIGLTLCISIMFMTSWYFALIAMGMAVLIYKYIEYRGAEKEWGDGIRGIALSAARYSLLRLEEGPPHTKNWRPQILMLAKMNDDFTPKYRKLFSFVSQLKAGKGLAVVVSLIPGDFTKRAGEAAAAKQALRKVMDDEKVKGFCDVLVASNIADGLSHAVQTIGLGGMKPNTVIIGWPYGWRQSEHDRTWHVFLQTVRHVSAARMALLVPKGINFFPAIGDKIAGNIDIWWIVHDGGLLMLLPFLLKQHRSWKNCKMRIFTVAQMEDNSIQIKKDLKMFLYHLRIEAEVEVVEMMDSDISAYTYERTLMMEQRNQMLRKLRLNKREKENVVDNMVEFSQATANGEDRTPLVQAIVDHHHHNDNNTKTASKVRFADPSENKESGNEEADREEKNETESEKDRDTKEATENDKDAAGADKLANNVSVSPVKDKKGGGDATKVAEDVKSAFKPDEGNVRRMHTAVKLNEVIVNKSHDAQLVILNLPGPPKETYMERESNYMEFLEVLTEGLERVLMVRGGGREVITIYS